From Mycobacterium lacus, one genomic window encodes:
- the ftsY gene encoding signal recognition particle-docking protein FtsY: MSEGLWIAIAVIAALVVVAALTLGLVLYRQRRISLSARPEPETVDRSGGYTASSGIAFSRTPTVEPADRIDTSGLPAVGDDATVPRDAPRRTIADVHLPEPETIARPGAPTVESGPQVPEAPQTEAISPPSGRLERLRGRLAKSQNAFGRSMLGLIGGGDLDEDSWQDVEDTLLVADLGPVATASVMSELRSRLASGNVRNEADARAVLRDVLIKELHPGMDRSIRALPHADHPSVLLVVGVNGTGKTTTVGKLARVLVADGRRVVLGAADTFRAAAADQLQTWAARVGAEVVRGAEGADPAAVAFDAVDKGIAAGADVVLIDTAGRLHTKVGLMDELDKVKRVVTRRAAVDEVLLVLDATIGQNGLAQARVFADVVDITGAVLTKLDGTAKGGIVFRVQQELGVPVKLVGLGEGPDDLAPFEPAAFVDALLG, encoded by the coding sequence GTGTCAGAAGGTCTGTGGATCGCCATAGCGGTCATCGCCGCCCTGGTCGTCGTCGCCGCGCTGACCCTGGGCCTGGTGCTCTACCGCCAGCGGCGCATCAGTCTGTCGGCCCGGCCCGAACCCGAAACCGTTGACCGCTCGGGCGGTTACACCGCGTCGTCCGGGATCGCGTTTAGTCGGACGCCGACGGTCGAGCCCGCCGACCGGATCGACACCAGCGGTCTGCCCGCCGTGGGCGACGACGCGACCGTCCCTCGCGATGCGCCGCGGCGCACGATCGCCGATGTCCACCTTCCCGAACCCGAGACCATCGCCCGCCCGGGCGCGCCGACGGTCGAGTCGGGGCCACAGGTCCCCGAAGCTCCACAAACGGAGGCCATCTCGCCGCCCTCGGGCCGGCTGGAGCGGTTGCGCGGACGCCTCGCCAAGTCGCAGAACGCGTTCGGGCGCAGCATGCTGGGGCTGATCGGCGGCGGCGACCTGGACGAGGACTCCTGGCAAGACGTCGAAGACACCCTGCTGGTCGCCGACCTGGGCCCGGTGGCGACCGCGTCGGTGATGTCGGAGCTGCGCAGCCGGCTGGCCAGCGGCAACGTTCGTAACGAGGCCGACGCCCGGGCTGTGCTGCGTGACGTGCTGATCAAGGAGCTGCACCCCGGCATGGACCGCTCGATCCGCGCCCTGCCGCACGCCGACCACCCGTCGGTGCTGCTGGTCGTGGGTGTCAACGGCACCGGAAAGACCACCACGGTCGGCAAGTTGGCGCGGGTATTGGTGGCCGACGGCCGGCGCGTCGTTCTCGGCGCGGCCGACACCTTCCGGGCCGCGGCGGCCGATCAACTGCAGACCTGGGCGGCGCGGGTGGGCGCGGAGGTGGTGCGCGGCGCCGAAGGCGCCGATCCGGCAGCGGTGGCGTTCGATGCCGTCGACAAGGGTATTGCCGCCGGCGCCGACGTGGTCCTCATCGACACCGCCGGCCGGCTGCACACCAAGGTCGGGCTGATGGACGAACTCGATAAAGTCAAGCGCGTGGTGACCCGGCGCGCCGCCGTCGACGAGGTGCTGTTGGTGCTCGACGCCACGATCGGGCAAAACGGGCTGGCGCAGGCCCGTGTTTTCGCCGACGTCGTCGACATCACCGGCGCGGTGTTGACCAAGCTCGACGGAACGGCCAAGGGCGGCATCGTTTTCCGCGTACAGCAGGAACTCGGGGTCCCGGTGAAACTGGTCGGACTCGGCGAAGGTCCCGACGATCTGGCGCCGTTCGAACCCGCCGCTTTCGTCGACGCCCTGCTCGGCTGA
- the smc gene encoding chromosome segregation protein SMC — protein sequence MYLKSLTLKGFKSFASPTTLRFEPGITAVVGPNGSGKSNVVDAIAWVMGEQGAKTLRGGKMEDVIFAGTSSRAPLGRAEVTVTIDNSDNALPIEYSEVSITRRMFRDGASEYEINGSSCRLMDVQELLSDSGIGREMHVIVGQGKLEEILQSRPEDRRAFIEEAAGVLKHRKRKEKALRKLDAMSANLARLSDLTTELRRQLKPLGRQAEVARRAATIQADLRDARLRLAADDLVSRRTEREAIFEAEFTMRREHDEAAARLAVASEELTAHEAALAELSTRAESVQHTWFGLSALAERVGATVRIATERAHHLDVEPVAVSDRDPTKPEELEAEAERVAVTEQRLLEELAAARSRLDAARAELADRERQAAEADRAHLAAVRAEADRREGLARLAGQVETMRARVESIDDSIARLSERIEVAAARAQQSRAEFETAQGRVVELDQGEVGLDEQHERTVAALRLADQRVAELQSAERDAERHVASLRARIDALSVGLERKDGAAWLARNHSGAGLFGPIAKLVKVCPGYEAALAAVLGSAADALAADDLSAAHRAVTALKEADGGRAAIVLGDWPAREDPAPALPGAALWALDLVEAPPRLRGAMIAMLSGVAVVNDLTEALRLIAIRPQLRAVTVDGDLVGAGWMSGGSDRKLSTLEITSEIDKAGSELAAAEAQVARLSAALSGALTEQSARQDAAEQALAALNESDTAISAMYEQLGRLGQEARAAEEDWNRLLQQREELETGRAQTVEEVVELETRLRNAQETQQVQAVEPVDRQAIAAAAESARGVEVEARLAVRTAEERANAVRGRADSLRRAAAAEREARLRAEQARAARLHAAAVAATVADCGRLLAWRLNRAVDAASQHRDALAAERDRRTVAMATVRDETNALSARVAVLTDSLHRDEVANAQAALRIEQVEQMVLEQFGMTPADLIAEYGPHVALPPTDLEIAEFEQARERGEQVTAPAPMPFDRATQERRAKRAERELAELGRVNPLALEEFAALEERYNFLATQLEDVKAARKDLLGVVADVDARILQVFTDAFADVEREFRGVFGSLFPGGEGRLRLTDPDDMLTTGIEVEARPPGKKVTRLSLLSGGEKALTAVAMLVAIFRARPSPFYIMDEVEAALDDVNLGRLIGLFEQLRDQSQIVIITHQKPTMEVADALYGVTMGNDGISAVISQRMRGQQVDQLVTSTA from the coding sequence GTGTACCTCAAGAGTCTGACGCTGAAGGGCTTCAAGTCCTTCGCGTCGCCGACGACTCTGCGTTTCGAGCCCGGCATCACCGCCGTCGTCGGGCCCAATGGATCCGGCAAGTCCAACGTGGTGGACGCCATCGCGTGGGTGATGGGGGAGCAGGGCGCGAAGACCCTGCGCGGCGGCAAGATGGAAGACGTCATCTTTGCCGGCACCTCGTCGCGCGCCCCGCTGGGCCGCGCCGAAGTCACCGTCACCATCGACAACTCCGACAACGCACTGCCGATCGAGTATTCCGAGGTGTCGATCACGCGGCGGATGTTCCGCGACGGCGCCAGCGAATACGAAATCAACGGCAGCAGTTGCCGTTTGATGGATGTCCAGGAGCTACTGAGCGACTCCGGCATCGGCCGCGAGATGCATGTGATCGTCGGGCAGGGCAAGCTGGAGGAGATCCTGCAGTCGCGGCCCGAGGACCGGCGAGCGTTCATCGAGGAAGCCGCGGGCGTGCTCAAGCATCGCAAGCGCAAAGAAAAGGCGCTCCGCAAGCTCGACGCGATGTCGGCGAACCTGGCCCGGCTCAGCGATCTGACCACCGAGCTGCGGCGCCAGCTCAAGCCGTTGGGCCGGCAAGCCGAGGTGGCCCGACGCGCGGCGACCATCCAGGCCGATCTGCGCGACGCCCGGCTGCGGCTAGCCGCCGACGACCTGGTCAGCCGGCGAACGGAGCGGGAGGCGATCTTCGAGGCCGAGTTCACGATGCGCCGCGAGCATGACGAGGCCGCCGCCCGCCTCGCGGTGGCCTCCGAGGAGCTGACGGCCCATGAGGCGGCCCTGGCCGAGCTGTCCACCCGGGCCGAGTCGGTCCAGCACACCTGGTTCGGGCTGTCCGCTCTGGCCGAACGGGTGGGTGCGACGGTGCGCATCGCCACCGAACGCGCCCACCATCTCGATGTCGAGCCGGTAGCGGTCAGCGACCGCGACCCCACAAAACCCGAGGAGCTGGAGGCCGAGGCCGAGCGGGTCGCGGTCACCGAGCAGCGGCTGCTGGAGGAGCTCGCCGCCGCCCGCAGCCGGCTCGATGCCGCCCGGGCCGAGCTGGCCGACCGCGAGCGTCAGGCCGCCGAGGCCGACCGCGCCCATCTGGCGGCGGTGCGCGCGGAGGCGGACCGTCGTGAGGGCCTGGCGCGGCTGGCCGGTCAGGTGGAGACCATGCGCGCGCGCGTCGAGTCGATCGATGACAGCATCGCGCGGTTGTCCGAGCGCATCGAGGTGGCCGCCGCCCGGGCGCAGCAGAGCCGAGCGGAGTTCGAAACCGCGCAGGGCCGCGTCGTTGAACTGGATCAGGGCGAGGTCGGCCTGGACGAGCAGCACGAGCGCACGGTGGCCGCGCTGCGGCTGGCCGACCAACGCGTCGCCGAACTGCAGTCCGCCGAACGCGACGCCGAGCGCCACGTGGCGTCGCTGCGAGCCCGCATCGATGCGCTCTCGGTAGGGCTCGAGCGTAAGGACGGCGCTGCGTGGCTCGCCCGGAATCACAGTGGCGCAGGGCTTTTCGGACCGATCGCGAAGTTGGTGAAAGTGTGCCCGGGCTATGAGGCCGCGCTGGCGGCGGTGCTCGGGTCGGCGGCCGACGCGCTGGCCGCCGACGACCTGAGCGCCGCCCATCGCGCGGTCACCGCGCTCAAGGAGGCCGACGGGGGCCGCGCGGCCATCGTCTTGGGCGACTGGCCGGCACGAGAAGACCCGGCGCCCGCGCTCCCCGGCGCCGCCTTGTGGGCGCTCGACTTGGTCGAAGCGCCGCCGCGACTGCGCGGCGCGATGATCGCGATGCTCTCGGGGGTCGCGGTGGTCAACGACCTGACCGAAGCGCTACGTCTGATCGCGATTCGCCCGCAGTTGCGTGCGGTCACGGTCGACGGTGATCTGGTGGGCGCCGGCTGGATGAGCGGCGGTTCCGACCGCAAGCTGTCCACGCTGGAAATCACCTCCGAAATCGACAAGGCCGGCAGCGAGCTGGCGGCGGCCGAGGCGCAGGTGGCGCGACTGAGCGCGGCGTTGTCCGGGGCATTGACCGAGCAGTCGGCCCGTCAGGACGCGGCCGAGCAGGCGTTGGCCGCGCTCAACGAATCGGACACGGCGATCTCGGCGATGTACGAGCAGCTGGGCCGGCTCGGGCAGGAGGCGCGTGCGGCCGAAGAAGACTGGAACAGGCTGCTGCAACAGCGCGAGGAACTGGAAACCGGGCGCGCGCAAACCGTCGAGGAGGTCGTTGAGCTCGAGACCCGGCTGCGCAACGCCCAAGAGACCCAGCAGGTGCAGGCCGTCGAACCCGTCGATCGCCAGGCAATCGCCGCCGCCGCCGAAAGTGCCCGAGGCGTCGAGGTGGAGGCCCGGCTGGCGGTGCGGACCGCGGAGGAACGCGCCAATGCGGTTCGCGGGCGCGCGGATTCGCTGCGCCGCGCGGCCGCGGCCGAACGTGAGGCGCGGCTGCGGGCCGAGCAAGCGCGTGCCGCGCGACTGCACGCGGCCGCGGTGGCCGCGACGGTCGCCGATTGCGGGCGGCTGCTCGCCTGGCGGTTGAACCGGGCGGTTGATGCGGCGTCGCAACATCGCGACGCCCTGGCCGCCGAGCGCGATCGGCGTACGGTGGCGATGGCCACGGTCCGCGACGAGACGAACGCGCTGAGCGCCCGAGTGGCCGTGCTCACCGATTCGCTGCACCGCGACGAGGTGGCCAATGCCCAGGCGGCGCTGCGCATCGAACAGGTTGAGCAAATGGTGCTCGAGCAATTCGGAATGACCCCGGCCGATTTGATCGCCGAGTACGGGCCACATGTCGCGCTGCCGCCGACCGACCTGGAAATCGCGGAATTCGAGCAAGCCCGCGAGCGCGGCGAACAGGTGACCGCGCCCGCGCCGATGCCTTTCGACCGCGCTACCCAGGAGCGTCGGGCCAAACGCGCCGAGCGCGAGCTGGCCGAATTGGGCAGGGTCAATCCGTTGGCGCTCGAGGAGTTTGCTGCGCTGGAGGAGCGCTACAACTTCCTGGCCACCCAACTCGAGGATGTCAAGGCTGCCCGCAAGGATCTGCTCGGCGTCGTCGCCGACGTGGATGCCCGCATTTTGCAGGTGTTCACCGACGCTTTCGCCGACGTGGAGCGCGAATTCCGCGGGGTGTTCGGCTCGCTGTTCCCGGGCGGCGAAGGTCGGCTGCGGCTCACCGACCCCGACGACATGCTCACCACCGGAATCGAGGTCGAGGCGCGCCCGCCCGGCAAGAAAGTCACCCGGCTGTCGTTGCTCTCCGGCGGTGAGAAGGCGCTGACCGCGGTAGCGATGCTGGTGGCGATCTTCCGCGCACGCCCGTCGCCCTTCTACATCATGGACGAGGTGGAGGCCGCGCTGGACGACGTTAACCTGGGCCGTTTGATCGGCCTATTCGAGCAGCTTCGCGACCAGTCGCAGATCGTCATCATCACGCACCAGAAACCGACGATGGAAGTGGCCGACGCGCTCTACGGCGTGACCATGGGCAACGACGGCATCAGCGCGGTGATCTCGCAGCGGATGCGCGGTCAGCAGGTGGATCAGCTGGTTACTAGCACCGCCTAG
- a CDS encoding acylphosphatase: MRLTAWVHGRVQGVGFRWWTRSRALELGLTGYAANHADGRVLVVAQGPRESGEQLLRLLQGGATPGRVTKVVADWSEPTEPIVGFSER; the protein is encoded by the coding sequence GTGCGGCTGACCGCCTGGGTGCACGGACGGGTCCAGGGTGTCGGTTTTCGGTGGTGGACCCGCTCGCGGGCGTTGGAGCTTGGGCTCACCGGTTACGCGGCCAACCACGCCGACGGCCGCGTGCTGGTGGTCGCCCAGGGGCCGCGCGAGTCCGGCGAGCAATTGCTGCGCCTGCTGCAGGGGGGTGCCACGCCGGGCCGGGTAACCAAGGTCGTCGCCGACTGGTCGGAGCCGACGGAGCCGATCGTCGGCTTCAGCGAGAGGTAA
- the mutM gene encoding DNA-formamidopyrimidine glycosylase, with protein sequence MPELPEVEVVRRGLQAHVVGKTITAVRVHHPRAVRRHEAGPADLTARLLGARVTGTGRRGKYLWLTLDGTDTALVVHLGMSGQMLLGTVPRADHVRISALFDDGTVLSFADQRTFGGWLLADLVTVDGTVVPAPVAHLARDPLDPRFDAGAIVKVLRRKHSELKRQLLDQRVVSGIGNIYADEALWRAHLHGARVAATLTRRQLAAVLDAAADVMREALAKGGTSFDSLYVNVNGESGYFDRSLDAYGREGENCRRCGAVMRREKFMNRSSFYCPRCQPRPRASTCCADSVAAPVRKKP encoded by the coding sequence ATGCCCGAACTGCCCGAAGTCGAGGTGGTGCGGCGCGGCTTGCAGGCCCATGTGGTGGGCAAGACGATCACCGCGGTGCGGGTGCACCATCCACGCGCCGTGCGCCGCCACGAAGCCGGGCCCGCCGACCTGACGGCTCGGTTGCTGGGCGCGCGGGTCACCGGCACCGGTCGGCGCGGCAAGTACCTGTGGCTCACGCTGGATGGGACAGACACCGCGCTGGTGGTGCATCTGGGCATGAGCGGGCAGATGCTGCTCGGGACGGTGCCGCGCGCGGACCACGTCCGGATCTCCGCGCTGTTCGACGACGGGACCGTGCTCAGCTTCGCCGACCAGCGGACCTTCGGGGGGTGGCTGCTTGCCGACCTGGTGACCGTGGACGGCACGGTGGTGCCGGCGCCCGTGGCGCACCTCGCGCGCGACCCGCTGGATCCCCGGTTCGATGCCGGTGCCATTGTGAAAGTGTTGCGGCGCAAGCATTCCGAGCTCAAGCGCCAGCTCCTTGATCAGCGAGTGGTGTCGGGAATCGGCAACATCTACGCCGATGAAGCACTGTGGCGGGCCCACCTGCATGGCGCGCGGGTGGCCGCCACCCTGACGCGTCGGCAGCTGGCCGCGGTCCTCGACGCCGCGGCCGATGTGATGCGTGAGGCGCTGGCGAAGGGTGGGACTTCGTTCGACTCGCTGTATGTCAACGTCAACGGCGAGTCGGGGTACTTCGACCGGTCGCTGGACGCGTATGGCCGCGAGGGTGAAAACTGCCGCCGCTGCGGCGCGGTGATGCGTCGGGAGAAATTCATGAACCGCTCGTCGTTCTACTGCCCGCGGTGCCAGCCACGGCCCCGGGCCAGCACGTGTTGTGCCGACAGCGTGGCGGCGCCGGTAAGAAAGAAGCCATGA
- the rnc gene encoding ribonuclease III, translating to MTASRQTLLDALGVELPDELLALALTHRSYAYEHGGLPTNERLEFLGDAVLGLTITDELFHRHPDRSEGDLAKLRASVVNTQALADVARNLSPEGLGIHMLLGRGEANTGGADKSSILADGMESLLGAIYLQHGIDVAREVILRLFGPLLDAAPTLGAGLDWKTSLQELTAARGMGAPSYLVTSTGPDHDKEFTAVVVVMDTEYGTGVGRSKKEAEQKAAAAAWKQLDVLDGAVSGKTPV from the coding sequence GTGACCGCGTCACGGCAAACCCTGCTCGATGCGCTCGGTGTCGAGCTGCCCGATGAGCTGCTGGCCCTCGCGCTTACGCACCGGAGCTACGCCTACGAGCACGGCGGGCTACCGACTAACGAGCGCTTGGAGTTTCTCGGCGACGCCGTCCTCGGATTGACCATCACCGACGAGCTATTCCATCGCCATCCCGACCGTTCGGAAGGGGACCTGGCCAAACTGCGGGCCAGCGTGGTCAACACCCAGGCGCTGGCCGACGTCGCGCGGAACTTGTCGCCCGAGGGGCTCGGCATTCACATGTTGCTGGGGCGCGGCGAGGCGAATACCGGTGGAGCCGACAAGTCGAGCATCCTGGCCGACGGTATGGAATCGCTGTTGGGCGCGATCTACCTGCAACACGGCATCGATGTGGCCCGGGAGGTGATCCTGCGGTTATTCGGTCCGCTGCTGGACGCCGCGCCCACGTTGGGCGCGGGACTGGACTGGAAGACCAGCTTGCAGGAGTTAACCGCGGCGCGCGGCATGGGTGCGCCGTCGTACCTGGTCACTTCCACCGGCCCAGATCACGACAAAGAGTTCACCGCGGTGGTCGTCGTGATGGACACCGAGTACGGGACCGGCGTGGGCCGCTCCAAGAAGGAAGCCGAGCAAAAGGCTGCGGCAGCCGCGTGGAAGCAACTGGACGTGCTGGACGGCGCCGTGTCCGGGAAGACCCCCGTTTAG
- a CDS encoding YceD family protein produces the protein MAGQHSQTTRAHQGQTAAPMAVDIARLGRRPGAMFVVRDTVDSPSRIGLDLIAIERGAPLDLDLRVESVSEGVLVTGTVAAPTTGECSRCLSVIHGRVQVALTELFAYPDSATEATTEEDEVGHVIGETIDLEQAIIDAVGLELPLSPVCRPDCPGLCPQCGIPLASEPGHHHEQIDPRWAKLAGMLAPDNDASRGER, from the coding sequence ATGGCCGGGCAGCATAGCCAGACGACGCGGGCGCATCAGGGACAAACGGCCGCGCCGATGGCGGTCGACATCGCCCGGCTGGGGCGTCGCCCAGGCGCCATGTTTGTGGTGCGTGACACCGTGGACAGTCCCTCGCGCATCGGTTTGGACTTGATCGCGATCGAGCGGGGCGCCCCGCTGGACTTGGATCTGCGGGTGGAGTCGGTGTCTGAGGGGGTTCTGGTGACCGGAACCGTGGCCGCGCCTACCACCGGTGAGTGTTCTCGCTGCCTGAGCGTGATCCACGGTCGCGTCCAGGTTGCCCTGACCGAATTGTTCGCGTACCCCGACAGCGCCACCGAGGCGACCACCGAAGAGGACGAGGTCGGACACGTCATCGGCGAGACGATCGACCTCGAGCAGGCAATCATCGATGCCGTGGGACTGGAACTGCCGCTGTCGCCTGTGTGCCGGCCGGATTGCCCGGGGCTTTGCCCACAATGTGGCATACCGTTGGCCTCCGAGCCCGGTCATCACCACGAACAGATCGATCCACGGTGGGCCAAGCTGGCCGGCATGCTCGCGCCGGACAACGATGCTTCGCGGGGTGAGCGGTGA
- the sepIVA gene encoding cell division protein SepIVA: MYRVFEALDELGAIVEEARGVPMTAGCVVPRGDVLELLDDIKDAIPGELDDAQDVLDARDSMLHDAKAHADAMVSSATTESESMLNHARAEADRILSDAKAQADRMVSEARQHSERMVGEAREEAMRIAASAKREFEASVSRAQAECDRLIENGNISYEKAVQEGIKEQQRLVSQNEVVQAANAESTRLIDTAHAEADRLRGECDIYVDNKLAEFEEFLNGTLRSVGRGRHQLRTAAGTHDYATR; encoded by the coding sequence GTGTACCGAGTGTTTGAAGCGCTGGACGAATTGGGCGCCATTGTCGAAGAAGCCCGGGGCGTGCCGATGACCGCGGGCTGTGTGGTGCCCCGCGGGGACGTGCTGGAGTTGCTTGACGACATCAAAGATGCGATCCCCGGTGAGCTGGATGACGCCCAGGATGTGCTCGACGCGCGCGATTCGATGCTCCATGATGCGAAGGCCCATGCCGACGCAATGGTGTCGTCTGCGACAACAGAGTCGGAGTCGATGCTCAACCATGCCCGCGCCGAGGCCGACCGGATCCTGTCAGACGCCAAAGCGCAGGCCGACCGGATGGTGAGCGAGGCCCGCCAGCACAGCGAGCGGATGGTCGGCGAGGCTCGCGAGGAGGCGATGCGCATCGCGGCCTCGGCAAAACGTGAATTCGAGGCCAGCGTTAGCCGCGCGCAAGCCGAATGTGACCGGCTGATCGAAAACGGCAACATCTCCTACGAGAAAGCTGTGCAAGAGGGCATTAAGGAGCAGCAGCGGCTGGTGTCGCAGAACGAGGTGGTTCAGGCAGCCAACGCGGAGTCCACCCGCCTCATAGACACCGCGCACGCCGAAGCCGACCGGCTGCGCGGCGAATGCGACATCTATGTCGACAACAAGCTCGCCGAGTTCGAGGAATTCCTCAACGGCACGCTGCGTTCCGTCGGACGCGGCCGCCACCAGCTGCGCACGGCGGCCGGAACTCACGACTACGCGACGCGATAG
- a CDS encoding thioesterase II family protein, translating into MERTATLAAPTLYIFPHAGGSANFYVPFSKEFSADIKRIAVRYPGQREGSGLPPLTSIPALADEIFAMMKPSTRPNAPAAFFGHSMGGMLAFEVALRFQSAGHPIIALFLSSCAAPGHARWKQFQGYSDREMLDLVAQMPGMNPDVLADEEFVVGMLPTLRAARAIAGYTSPPGTTVSCPIYTFLGDKDWIVTPADMAPWRERTTNEFADRVFPGDHFYLNNNLPELVKDIEDRILYRCGSG; encoded by the coding sequence ATGGAAAGGACCGCGACGCTGGCCGCGCCAACGCTATACATTTTCCCGCATGCAGGCGGCTCCGCGAACTTTTATGTTCCGTTTTCAAAAGAATTCTCCGCCGACATAAAACGAATCGCCGTCCGGTATCCCGGGCAGCGCGAGGGGTCTGGCCTGCCGCCGCTCACGAGCATTCCCGCCCTGGCCGACGAGATCTTTGCGATGATGAAGCCGTCGACTCGGCCCAACGCACCGGCCGCCTTCTTTGGTCACAGCATGGGCGGGATGTTGGCCTTCGAAGTAGCGTTGAGATTCCAATCGGCGGGGCACCCGATCATCGCCCTCTTCTTGTCGTCCTGTGCAGCACCAGGACATGCCAGATGGAAGCAATTCCAGGGGTATTCGGATCGTGAGATGTTGGACTTGGTCGCGCAAATGCCGGGAATGAATCCCGATGTCCTCGCCGACGAAGAATTTGTTGTCGGGATGCTGCCCACGTTGCGAGCCGCCCGTGCTATTGCCGGCTATACTTCCCCGCCAGGCACGACGGTGTCATGCCCGATCTACACGTTCCTCGGGGACAAGGACTGGATTGTGACCCCCGCAGACATGGCACCATGGCGCGAACGCACGACCAACGAATTCGCGGACCGAGTGTTCCCCGGCGACCACTTCTACCTCAACAACAATTTGCCGGAACTAGTGAAAGATATCGAGGACAGGATCCTCTACCGCTGCGGTAGTGGTTAG
- the fadD26 gene encoding long-chain-fatty-acid--AMP ligase FAAL26/FadD26, which yields MPVTDSSIPALLEERADQQPDAAAFTYIDYGQDPKGFAESLTWSQVYAGACVIAEELKLCGSPGDRVAILAPQGLEYVMAFLGALEAGFIAVPLSTPQYGIHDDRVSAVLRDSGPVAILTTSAVVGDVTKYACAHDGQPAPFVIEVDLLDLDSPRQLPRKHHPKHQFSSGAAYLQYTSGSTRTPAGVVVSHKNVIANVTQSLYGYFGDPAKLPTGTVVSWLPLYHDMGLILGICAPMVAGRSAVLMSPMSFLRRPASWMRLLATSGRCFSAAPNFAFDLAVRRTSDDDMAGLDLGNVVGIVSGSERIHVATVKRFTERFARFNLSPTAIRPSYGLAEATLFVAAPEAGTEPKTVRFDYEHLTAGRATPGGTEGTVGTELISYGSPDPTSVRIVDPETLIENPPGTVGEIWVHGDHVAMGYWRKPEQTTRTFNAKIVNPAPGTPEGPWLRTGDLGVLAGGELFIMGRIKDLLIVDGRNHYPDDIEATIQEITGGRVAAIAVPDDITEQLVAIIELKRRGTSAEDAMLKLRSVKREVTSAISRSHSLRVADLVLVSPGSIPITTSGKIRRSACVERYRSDGFKRLDVAV from the coding sequence ATGCCGGTGACCGACTCTTCCATCCCCGCTTTGCTAGAGGAGCGGGCTGACCAACAGCCGGATGCCGCTGCGTTTACCTATATAGACTATGGACAGGACCCAAAAGGGTTTGCTGAGAGTCTCACCTGGTCACAGGTTTATGCCGGTGCATGCGTCATTGCTGAAGAGCTCAAATTGTGCGGCTCGCCCGGCGATCGGGTGGCGATACTGGCGCCGCAGGGGCTGGAATACGTCATGGCCTTCCTCGGGGCGCTCGAAGCTGGTTTCATCGCGGTGCCGTTGTCAACTCCGCAATACGGCATTCACGACGACCGCGTTTCCGCGGTGCTGCGGGATTCCGGGCCGGTCGCCATTCTCACGACGTCCGCTGTGGTGGGCGACGTGACGAAGTATGCGTGCGCGCACGACGGCCAGCCGGCCCCCTTCGTGATCGAGGTGGATCTGCTCGATCTAGATTCGCCGCGGCAGCTGCCTCGGAAACACCATCCGAAACACCAATTCTCTTCCGGCGCGGCCTATCTTCAGTACACGTCCGGATCCACGCGCACGCCGGCCGGTGTCGTCGTGTCGCACAAGAACGTAATCGCCAACGTGACGCAAAGCCTGTATGGCTATTTTGGGGATCCGGCAAAGCTTCCAACCGGGACTGTGGTCTCGTGGCTGCCCTTGTACCACGACATGGGGCTGATTCTCGGCATATGCGCACCAATGGTGGCCGGACGCAGCGCGGTGTTGATGAGCCCGATGTCATTTTTACGGCGCCCGGCCAGCTGGATGCGACTGCTTGCCACCAGTGGCCGCTGCTTTTCCGCGGCACCGAATTTTGCCTTCGACTTGGCCGTGCGCAGGACATCCGACGACGACATGGCCGGGCTGGACCTGGGCAACGTGGTGGGAATCGTCAGCGGCAGCGAACGAATCCACGTCGCAACGGTGAAGCGGTTCACCGAGCGCTTCGCTCGTTTCAACCTGAGCCCAACGGCAATACGGCCCTCGTATGGCCTCGCGGAAGCGACCCTTTTCGTGGCGGCTCCCGAAGCCGGCACCGAACCCAAGACAGTCCGTTTCGACTACGAGCACCTGACGGCCGGTCGGGCTACGCCCGGCGGAACCGAAGGGACGGTCGGCACCGAACTCATCAGCTACGGTTCGCCCGACCCCACGTCGGTGCGGATCGTCGACCCGGAGACCCTGATCGAGAATCCACCGGGAACGGTCGGCGAGATCTGGGTACATGGCGACCACGTGGCCATGGGATATTGGCGTAAGCCCGAGCAAACCACCCGCACGTTCAACGCGAAGATCGTCAATCCCGCGCCCGGAACCCCGGAGGGACCGTGGCTGCGGACCGGCGACTTGGGCGTGTTGGCAGGCGGCGAACTGTTCATCATGGGCCGCATCAAAGACCTTCTCATCGTCGATGGGCGCAACCACTATCCCGACGACATCGAGGCGACGATCCAGGAAATCACCGGGGGCCGTGTCGCGGCAATAGCCGTGCCGGATGACATCACCGAGCAGTTGGTGGCGATCATCGAACTAAAGAGACGCGGGACTTCCGCCGAAGACGCCATGCTCAAGCTCCGTTCGGTGAAGCGTGAAGTCACCTCGGCGATATCGAGGTCGCACAGTCTGCGTGTCGCCGATCTTGTTCTGGTGTCACCCGGTTCGATTCCCATCACCACGAGCGGCAAAATCCGGCGGTCAGCCTGCGTCGAGCGGTATCGGAGCGACGGATTCAAGCGGTTGGACGTGGCCGTATGA